Proteins co-encoded in one Amaranthus tricolor cultivar Red isolate AtriRed21 chromosome 7, ASM2621246v1, whole genome shotgun sequence genomic window:
- the LOC130817346 gene encoding uncharacterized protein LOC130817346 — translation MANQITMWILIISMICAVECLEISLNPVSSPESDISSSPNPSLDSSLLSCFAKISYDCAFNIIGNDMLFTTHMNVKCCQQLIEMGQNCYNMILQDMVEEFHYQKAMQMLERSEHLWSLCVASISSVGTSMVPDLTTSPSMDVRDENVSHFVNVLLPMIEIGLIGWNLIHH, via the coding sequence atggcTAATCAAATAACAATGTGGATCTTAATAATCTCGATGATTTGTGCGGTGGAATGTTTAGAAATAAGTCTAAACCCGGTGTCCTCTCCGGAATCTGATATAAGTAGCAGTCCCAATCCTTCTTTAGATTCTTCATTATTATCATGCTTTGCAAAAATAAGCTATGATTGTGCTTTCAATATTATAGGAAACGATATGTTGTTTACTACACATATGAATGTGAAATGCTGCCAACAACTCATTGAAATGGGACAAAACTGTTATAATATGATTCTACAAGACATGGTGGAGGAATTTCATTACCAAAAAGCCATGCAAATGTTGGAAAGGAGTGAGCACCTATGGAGTCTTTGTGTAGCTTCAATCTCTAGTGTTGGTACATCAATGGTGCCAGATCTTACGACATCACCGTCCATGGATGTTCGTGATGAGAACGTGTCCCATTTTGTAAATGTACTCTTGCCTATGATAGAGATCGGATTGATTGGCTGGAACTTGATTCACCACTGA